Proteins from one Nomia melanderi isolate GNS246 chromosome 3, iyNomMela1, whole genome shotgun sequence genomic window:
- the LOC116429862 gene encoding GPI mannosyltransferase 4 isoform X2, with amino-acid sequence MSSKNEYRRSIDEYKPADPIKRKIGPYWFLAALRIILTLIPQTGYVHPDEYFQSIEVVSGDYFDIDVHKPWEFNSTFPIRTALIPQITIGIPYSILTKVSQYTLFYFGVSLKTPYFLVLLPRLLMCGMSFVSDYCLYKICYMYGQNYKIRLITYASSYIMLVYATRTLSNVVELILTALLLYYASYCMVYSEKVVVQSDYLSDKYDKAQTGVERVKYYKLKASLPPHSLNHCFKIATITVIGIFNRPTFIAFAFAPIFFWLQRGLGSRSVGFVDFHTRIFTFLACGVPVAVFFILVDSFYFGYLTMAEIGSLDISMNSFVVTPLNFLKYNANNKNLRNHGLHPHYVHFIVNVPLLFNVLGIIGLFTFGKMLHSGLKARWLELPRIQSVVGLMTASFITPILMLSIFPHQEPRFIIPTVLPLVFLYAPNLNQISGVDTVARIVENNAYNNSSVPKKKFTKLQVFWFTCNIALAFFYGFAHQGGVLPLTSHLATELKAKPELTHIHLFTSHTYSLPTALLQLRNTKKTYLSSGNHKYKLVKDFHLYEQGSKSISNVCNIIALKLHECEQKYVIKRVPYRLYYALPATDMEEFISIQNNTNLFNYHIVNRFHPHVTVEKLPFSSISNDIMHLTNVNTVSVRLFIEIMDDVLNAFQQFQLFLIRIEYVMHEKQKSKHF; translated from the exons ATGAGCTCAAAAAATGAATATCGCAGGTCGATAGACGAATATAAGCCAGCTGATCCAATAAAAAGGAAGATCGGACCTTATTGGTTCTTGGCTGCTTTAAGAATTATTCTCACGTTAATTCCTCAAACGGGATATGTTCATCCTGATGAATATTTTCAGTCTATTGAAGTTGTGTCTG GGGATTATTTTGATATTGATGTTCACAAACCATGGGAATTCAATTCCACATTTCCTATAAGAACTGCTTTAATACCACAAATTACTATTGGTATACCATACTCAATCTTAACAAAAGTTTCACAGTATACACTTTTCTATTTTGGTGTGTCATTAAAAACACCTTATTTTCTTGTATTACTTCCACGTTTGTTAATGTGCGGCATGTCCTTTGTATCAGACTATTGCCTATACAAAATATGCTATATGTATGggcaaaattacaaaataagactAATCACTTATGCCAGTTCCTATATTATGCTTGTTTATGCAACTCGTACATTGTCGAATGTTGTTGAGTTGATATTAACAGCTTTATTATTGTACTATGCATCATACTGTATGGTATATTCAGAAAag GTAGTTGTTCAAAGCGACTATCTTTCAGATAAATATGATAAAGCACAAACTGGAGTAGAAAGAGTGAAATATTACAAGCTTAAAGCTTCATTACCCCCACATTCTTTAAATCATTGCTTCAAAATTGCAACTATTACTGTAATCGGTATATTTAATAGACCAACATTTATTGCATTTGCCTTTGCCCCTATCTTCTTCTGGTTGCAAAGAGGTCTAGGTTCAAGAAGTGTAGGTTTTGTAGATTTTCACACTCGAATATTCACATTCCTGGCATGTGGAGTACCTGTCGCTgtcttttttattttagttgaCAGTTTTTATTTTGGTTATTTAACAATGGCAGAAATAGGTAGTCTTGATATTAGTATGAACAGCTTTGTGGTAACACCGCTTAATTTCTTGAAGTACAATGCAAATAACAAAAACCTACGAAATCACGGATTGCATCCTCATTACGTGCATTTCATAGTAAATGTACCACTTTTATTTAATGTTCTTGGAATTATCGGTCTGTTTACATTTGGAAAAATGCTACACAG TGGCTTAAAAGCTCGTTGGTTGGAGTTACCACGTATACAAAGCGTTGTTGGTCTGATGACTGCATCTTTTATTACACCTATTTTAATGCTATCAATTTTTCCACATCAAGAACCTCGATTTATAATACCAACAGTTCTACCTCTGGTGTTTTTGTACGCGCcaaatttaaatcaaatatcaGGAGTCGATACTGTTGCACGAATTGTTGAAAATAATGCATACAACAATAGTTCTGTACCAAAGAAAAAGTTTACTAAATTGCAAGTGTTTTGGTTCACGTGTAATATTGCATTAGCATTCTTTTATGGGTTTGCTCATCAAGGTGGCGTTCTGCCTCTAACATCTCACCTAGCTACCGAATTAAAAGCAAAACCAGAATTAActcatatacatttatttacatcaCATACTTACTCCTTACCAACTGCACTTTTACAATTAAGAAATACTAAGAAAACTTATTTGAGTAGTGGAAATCATAAGTATAAACTAGTTAAAGATTTTCATCTTTACGAACAGGGTTCAAAATCTATTAGTAATGTGTGTAATATTATTGCCTTAAAACTTCATGAATGTGAACAGAAATATGTTATCAAAAGGGTACCATATAGATTGTATTATGCTCTTCCTGCCACTGACATGgaagaatttatttctattcaaaATAACACAAATCTATTTAATTACCATATTGTAAATAGATTTCATCCGCATGTTACGGTCGAGAAATTACCATTCTCATCCATTTCTAATGACATTATGCATTTAACAAATGTAAACACCGTTTCAGTGCGattattcattgaaatcatGGATGACGTATTGAATGcgtttcaacaatttcaattattcttgaTACGAATAGAATATGTAATGCACGAGAAACAgaaaagtaaacatttttaa
- the HDAC6 gene encoding histone deacetylase 6, whose protein sequence is MSDSVISGNLFAAVKQLADSEIQLLKVIENSKKVDNKNITNTMSAKKGAKKSGKASNVRPSEALIAAKKQAAQRQMLQGKKFNNIFVRDIYQKAIDAYNAKRKKTGLVFDRSMVEHKCLWDPKYPECPARLTSVLQRCEELGLINRCQFIASRQATENEILAKHSQKTLDILKATDGCIDVHNLELLSSKYDAIYVHPSTYKLSLLAAGSTINLVESICKGEVQNGMAIIRPPGHHAMKSEYCGYCFFNNVAIAAEKALSNNWASKILIVDWDVHHGQATQQMFYNDPRVIYFSIHRYENGIFWPNLRESDFHFVGNDLGQGYNFNVPLNKVGMTNADYLAIFQQILLPMAYEFQPDLIIVSAGYDAALGCPEGEMLVTPAFYAHLVSSLMSLASGKVAVIMEGGYYLKSLAESAALTLRALLSDPCPILEDLELPSLSIRDSILNTIYAHKPYWKCYQYQDTFSINNTTSNKEQSINQHLPLVEFKGTEDKPDIYETSNCYPVHSKEVLEMLDSKLNALIQFTSLSKAPNRVCIVYDERMLKHCDISDDTHPEKPNRIISIYKKFQEYNILDRCYVQQGRSATMEELLLAHSKDYIDRIKSTANTKAKELKKLASSFNSIYLHSETWTSARVSTGSLLQVVNSVLNGESQCGVAIIRPPGHHAEEDMPCGFCIFNNIAIAAKYAIECHHLTKVLIVDWDVHHGNGTQSIFEEDSRVLYISVHRYDNGGFFPNSKNANYTNVGSGAGEGFNVNVPWNKKGMGDAEYIAAFQQVVMPIAYQFNPELILVSAGFDACIGDPLGGCLVSPEMYGHLTHWLSTLANGRVILSLEGGYNINSISHAMALCTKTLLGDPLPMLESGLIPCSSAINSINNVLKTQKQYWPNLIFNVSLPKENILPKAKLKHTKLNEQMKTADELFKQSESKIALEEIESEKLELKLSIDKNSVTDEEILKLQNEVENIKIKNSSHENILKTTEKTYSKTMKVPAVDICEDKVSECKRQCVNQPGKEAISDKNFDNSEPGSSGEHTEGAVAQTGSARNLYDYLSENLQALVAGDMFAVIPLRECPHLDSVRDVPASGIDVHLPCAECNTNIENWICLQCYTVHCARNINQHGLLHAEELKHPLALSFSDLSVWCYRCEAYIDNPRLFAARNAAHRSKFNEELPWTYNEN, encoded by the exons ATG TCTGATTCTGTGATTAGTGGGAATTTATTCGCTGCTGTTAAGCAGTTAGCGGATAGTGAAATTCAACTCTTAAAAGttatagaaaattcaaaaaaagtggacaataagaatattacaaatacaatgTCAGCAAAAAAGGGTGCCAAAAAATCTGGAAAAGCAtctaat GTTCGTCCATCTGAAGCTTTGATAGCAGCTAAAAAACAGGCAGCGCAAAGACAAATGTTGCAgggaaagaaatttaataatatttttgtacgcGATATATATCAGAAAGCTATAGATGCTTATAatgcaaaaagaaagaaaactggTCTGGTATTTGATCGATCTATGGTAGAACATAAGTGTCTTTGGGATCCAAAGTATCCAGAATGTCCTGCTAGATTGACAAGTGTTTTACAAAGATGTGAAGAATTAGGTTTAATAAATAGATGCCAATTCATTGCATCAAGACAAGctacagaaaatgaaatactCGCAAAACATAGTCAAAAAACACTTGATATTTTGAAGGCCACTGATGGATGTATAGATGTACATAACTTAGAGTTATTATCATCCAAATATGATGCAATTTATGTACACCCT TCCACCTACAAATTATCACTGTTAGCTGCAGGTTCAACGATAAATCTAGTGGAAAGCATTTGCAAAGGAGAAGTTCAAAATGGGATGGCTATCATTAG accACCTGGTCATCATGCAATGAAATCAGAATATTGCGGATactgtttctttaataatgttGCCATTGCTGCTGAAAAAGCCTTGAGTAATAATTGGGctagtaaaattttaattgttgattGGGATGTACATCATGGCCAAGCAACCCaacaaatgttttataatgatccacg AGTTATTTACTTCTCCATTCATCGTTACGAGAATGGTATATTCTGGCCGAATCTTAGAGAGTCTGATTTTCACTTTGTCGGAAATGACTTAGGCCAAGGATACAATTTTAATGTACCGCTCAATAAAGTTGGTATGACTAATGCAGATTATTTGGCCATATTCCAGCAAATTTTATTACCAATGGCTTATGAG TTTCAACCAGATCTCATAATAGTGTCAGCTGGTTACGATGCAGCCTTGGGCTGTCCAGAG gGTGAGATGTTGGTGACTCCTGCATTTTATGCTCATTTAGTGTCATCGCTAATGAGTTTGGCTTCTGGAAAAGTTGCTGTTATAATGGAG GGTGGTTATTATTTAAAGTCACTAGCTGAAAGTGCAGCATTGACTTTACGTGCTTTATTGAGTGATCCATGTCCCATTTTAGAAGACCTTGAATTGCCTTCATTAAG tatACGAGATTCAATACTAAATACAATTTATGCACATAAACCATATTGGAAATGTTATCAATATCAAGATACTTTcagtattaataatacaacaaGTAATAAGGAACAAAGTATTAATCAGCATTTACCTCTAGTTGAATTCAA AGGGACTGAAGATAAACCGGATATATATGAAACTTCTAATTGTTACCCGGTTCATAGTAAAGAAGTTCTTGAGATGCTCGATTCAAAATTAAATGCACTTATACAAT TTACTAGTTTATCTAAAGCACCAAACAGAGTATGTATTGTTTATGATGAAAGAATGTTAAAGCATTGTGATATAAGCGATGATACCCACCCAGAAAAGCCAAAtcgtattattagtatttacaaGAAGTTTCAAGAATACAATATTCTTGATCGATGCTATGTACAAcag ggaCGAAGTGCAACGATGGAAGAATTATTATTGGCTCATTCGAAAGATTATATAGATAGAATAAAGAGCACTGCAAACACAAAAGCCAAAGAACTAAAAAAATTAGCGTCGTCTTTTAATTCAATCTATTTACATTCGGAAACTTGGACAAGTGCCCGTGTATCTACTGGATCGTTATTACAAGTAGTGAATAGTGTATTAAATGGAGAAAGTCAGTGTGGTGTTGCTATTATAAGACCGCCGGGACATCACGCAGAGGAGGACATGCCATGTGGTTtctgtattttcaataatattgctATAGCAGCTAAATATGCCATAGAATGTCACCATTTAACAAA agTGCTAATAGTGGATTGGGATGTACACCACGGTAACGGGACTCAGTCTATTTTTGAAGAAGATTCAAGAGTTCTTTATATATCTGTTCATAGATATGACAATGGAGGTTTCTTCCCAAATTCTAAGAATGCTAATTATACCAATGTTGGTTCTGGAGCAGGGGAAGGTTTCAATGTCAATGTACCATGGAATAAA AAGGGCATGGGCGATGCTGAATATATAGCAGCGTTTCAACAAGTGGTAATGCCAATTGCTTATCAGTTTAATCCAGAACTGATTTTAGTTTCTGCGGGTTTTGATGCTTGTATTGGTGATCCTCTTGGAG GGTGTCTTGTAAGTCCAGAGATGTATGGTCATTTAACACATTGGTTATCAACATTAGCTAATGGCCGTGTAATTCTTAGTCTCGAAGGAGgatacaatattaattcaatttcacaTGCAATGGCACTTTGTACTAAAACGTTACTCGGAGACCCTTTGCCGATGTTAGAAAGTGGTCTAATCCCATGTTCTAGCGCcattaattccataaataacgTTTTAAAAACGCAGAAACAGTATTGgccaaatttaattttcaatgtttctctaCCAAAAGAAAACATACTACCCAAAGCTAAATTGAAGCATAccaaattaaatgaacaaatgaaAACTGCAGACGAGCTTTTCAAGCAATCTGAATCTAAGATAGCGCTGGAAGAAattgaaagtgaaaaattaGAACTGAAACTTTCAATTGATAAAAATTCTGTGACAGACgaagaaattctaaaattacaaaacgaggttgagaatattaaaataaagaattcctctcatgaaaatattttgaaaactacTGAGAAAACGTATAGTAAAACAATGAAAGTGCCAGCTGTTGATATTTGTGAAGATAAAG tttctgaatGTAAAAGGCAATGTGTAAATCAACCCGGGAAAGAAGCAATTTCtgataaaaattttgataaCTCTGAACCAGGTAGCAGTGGCGAACATACAGAAGGAGCTGTTGCTCAAACTGGTAGCGCTAGAAATTTGTATGACTACTTATCCGAGAATTTGCAA gcATTGGTAGCTGGTGATATGTTCGCAGTGATACCTTTAAGAGAGTGCCCACATCTAGATAGTGTCAGGGATGTTCCAGCTTCAGGAATCGATGTACATTTGCCCTGTGCAGAATGTAACACCAATATTGAAAATTGGATTTGTTTACAATGTTATACCGTACATTGTGCACGTAATATTAATCAACATGGTCTCTTACATGCTGAGGAATTAAAACACCCATTGGCATTGAGTTTTAGCGACTTGTCGGTGTGGTGTTACAGATGTGAGGCATACATCGATAATCCA CGATTATTTGCAGCGCGCAACGCTGCTCATCGAAGTAAATTTAATGAAGAGTTGCCGTGGACATATAATGAAAACTGA
- the LOC116429862 gene encoding mitochondrial intermediate peptidase isoform X1 codes for MMHTLRKQFIRHVKTYRSVNTWSPLATAFNSITKHKHDPWFSKKESGLFGIPELKSAQGFNILKDQAMCQTNMLIEEATSPNRKRKMVEIFDEMSNVLCKVADLAEFIRLAHPDTEFIMAAEDACIFISGIVEKLNTHRDLYNALKQVSHNGDILATSDVDNHVAKLFLFDFEQSGIHLPEAERQTVVKLNDYILQVGQKFMAGIGNSRPVSTSILPDDLKKHFIVLGNKVITPGLHVDSPNSVVREAAYRIFLYPDKEQEYLLQELLNSRHELARLCGFSSYAHRAVKGSTVETPEVIFDFLNILNDNLKLKAVQDFQEMQQMKDAETNMTEKVMQWDTAYFLAQAKRTWLNMSNAEFIPYFSLGACMDGINTLTQALYGIRLESTEILSGEVWADNIQKLAVIDENNSVLGYIYCDFFERKGKPNQDCHFTIRGGKQLSDGTYQNPIAVLMLSLPAPGWGFPCLLSPVSVENLFHEMGHALHSMLGRTKYQHVAGTRCSTDFAEVPSILMEYFASDPRVVCTFARHFQTGEQIPANLVEKLHASRNIFCASELQNQVCYSMLDQVYHSGKLEKSTTTILKEIQGKYFGLPYVENTAWHLRFSHLVGYGAKYYAYLISRAIAWWIWQTYFQADPFNRTAGDRYRNECLAHGGGKPSSKLVSDFLNKEASASNFAKSLLNEIDIKTEQVRKVRR; via the exons ATGATGCATACATTAAGGAAGCAATTTATAAGGCATGTTAAAACATATAGGAGTGTCAATACATGGTCTCCGCTTGCAACAGCATTCAATTCCATTACCAAACATAAACATGATCCTTGGTTTTCTAAGAAAGAATCT GGTTTATTTGGTATACCTGAATTAAAAAGTGCACaaggatttaatattttaaaagatcaAGCCATGTGTCAAACAAATATGCTTATAGAAGAGGCTACAAGCCCAAACAGAAAACGTAAGATGGTCGAAATTTTTGATGAAATGTCTAATGTACTCTGCAAAGTCGCAGACTTAGCTGAATTTATTAGACTCGCACATCCAGATACAGAATTTATTATGGCTGCAGAAGATGCTTGTATATTTATCAGTGGTATAGTAGAGAA GTTAAATACTCATCGCGACCTATATAATGCGTTAAAACAAGTTTCACATAATGGAGACATTCTAGCAACTTCTGATGTGGATAATCATGTAGCTAAATTATTCCTCTTTGATTTTGAACAAAGTGGTATACATTTGCCTGAAGCAGAAAGACAAACagttgtaaaattaaatgattatatattaCAA GTAGGTCAAAAATTCATGGCAGGCATTGGCAATTCACGACCAGTATCTACTAGTATTCTTCCGGATGATCTAAAGAAACA ttttatagtaCTGGGTAATAAAGTGATAACACCTGGACTTCATGTAGATTCCCCTAATAGTGTGGTTAGAGAAGCTGCATATCGTATATTTTTGTATCCAGATAAAGAACAAGAATATCTTTTACAAGAACTTTTAAACTCTAGACACGAGCTGGCTAGATTATGTGGATTTTCATCGTATGCTCACAG aGCTGTAAAGGGAAGCACAGTAGAAACACCAGAAGTGatatttgattttcttaatattctGAATGATAATCTGAAGCTCAAAGCGGTACAAGATTTCCAAGAGATGCAACAAATGAAAGATGCAGAGACCAACATGACAGAG AAAGTAATGCAATGGGACACTGCATACTTCTTAGCACAAGCGAAAAGAACTTGGTTAAATATGTCAAATGCTGAATTTATTCCATACTTTTCACTTGGTGCCTGCATGGATGGAATAAACACTTTGACTCAAGCATTATATGGTATTCGATTAGAATCCACAGAAATTTTGTCGGGTGAAGTTTGGGCGGATAATATACAAAAACTTGCTGTAATAGATGAAAACAACTCAGTGTTGGGTTACATATATTGCGATTTCTTTGAACGCAAAGGTAAACCTAATCAAGATTGCCATTTTACTATTAGGGGAGGAAAACAATTATCTGATGGAACTTATCAA AATCCTATAGCTGTATTAATGCTATCATTACCAGCACCTGGATGGGGCTTCCCATGTTTATTAAGTCCTGTTTCTGTAGAGAATTTATTTCACGAAATGGGCCATGCCTTACACTCTATGTTAGGTAGAACAAAATATCAACATGTAGCTGGAACCAGATGCAGTACCGATTTTGCAGAGGTTCCAAGTATATTAATGGAGTATTTTGCAAGTGATCCAAGA GTGGTTTGTACATTTGCACGACACTTTCAAACCGGAGAACAAATACCGGCTAATTTGGTAGAAAAGTTACATGCCTCCAGAAACATATTCTGTGCTTCTGAATTACAAAATCAAGTATGTTATAGTATGTTAGATCAAGTTTATCATagtggaaaattggaaaaatcaaCTACTaccattttaaaagaaatacaaGGAAAATACTTTGGGCTTCCCTATGTTGAAAATACA gcATGGCATTTAAGATTTTCTCATCTAGTTGGATATGGTGCAAAATATTATGCTTATTTAATTTCTCGAGCAATCGCCTGGTGGATATGGCAAACTTATTTTCAAGCAGATCCTTTTAATCGTACAGCAGGCGATCGATATCGAAATGAATGCTTAGCACATGGAGGTGGTAAACCCTCTTCCAAATTAGTatcagattttttaaataaggaAGCAAGCGCTAGCAATTTTGCAAAATCTTTACTTAATGAAATCGATATAAAAACTGAACAAGTACGGAAAGTGAGAAGATGA